The region TAGATTTGATTAATAGGTGGTATAAAACGGAACAAGAATATAAGATTTTTTTTGAAGATTTACTAAAGGACAATCGAGTAAATAAATTGTCTAGTTATTTTACCAGAAAAGAAGGATATGTTAAAATTTCTTAACAAATTGAATTAAAGTTGAAAAAGCGTTAAGAGCGTCTAATCGTCTTTTATGATGATTAGACGCTTTTATTTTAGGATAACGACTATTTATAGAGATTGAGAAATGTTACTATAAATTGTAAAATGTATTATGAGGATGAAAAATATTTCATAAGGGGGTTATTTTTATGTATAGGGTTGCAATCTGGGGTTTTGGAGCTATGGGAAGTGGAATAGCAAGGAATGTTTTGAGTAAATATGACTTACAATTAGTTGGAGTTTATGATATTAGAGAAGAATATATTAATAGAGATGTAGGAGAACTATTAGGTTTGGGAAAAACAGGAATTAAAGTCTTTGATAATCCCGAAAAAATGATCGTTGAAACTAATCCCGACCTTGTTGTAATAGCAACCTCTTCTTTCATATCGAATGTAAAAGACCAAATAATTACAGTTTTAAGAAATAATGTGAATGTCATTACAATAGCAGAAGAAATGGCTTACCCTTTTTACACGGATATAGAAGCTGCTAATGAAATCAACAATGTAGCTGTTAGACACAATATGAGTGTTTTGGGAACAGGTATAAATCCTGGTTTTGTTCTTGATACGTTAATAATAACCCTGACGGGAGCTTGTTTAAACGTTAGAAAGATAAAGGCTTCAAGAATAAACGATCTTTCTCCTTTTGGGCCCACAGTGATGCAGACTCAAGGTGTAGGTTCGACACCTGAAGAGTTTGAAAAAGGGATTAGAAATGGCTCGATAGTTGGCCATATAGGATTTGAACAATCTATAGATATGATTGCGGATGCTTTAGAATGGAATATTACCCACATTGAAGAAACTAGAGAACCAATAATTTCAAGTGTTGTAAGAGAAACAAAATATGTAAGGGTAGAACCAGGAATGGTTGCTGGTTGTAAGCATATTGCTAAGGCATACTCAGAAGATAAATTGATAATCGAATTAGAACATCCTCAACAAATTCTACCTGAACTTGAAGATATTGAAACTGGTGATTATATTAATATTGAAGGTAATCCTAATATTTCTTTATCAATAAAACCAGAGATTCCTGGAGGTAAGGGTACTATAGCCATTGCTACTAATATGATACCAAGTGTTATAGAAGCGGAACCTGGATTAGTAACTATGTCTGATTTACCTATTCCAAGAACGTTAATAGGGGAATTTTATTGAAAGGGGAGATTTTATGAAAGCCAAAAAAGGAGATTGGGTTCAGATTCACTTTGTTGCTTTGAAACCTCAAGAAAGGTCAGAACACTTACCAGAAGATACAAAAAAAGTTCCTTTTGAAATCCGCATAAAAGGATTTTTACAAAATGATGAAGCTAGTATAGGTGATTTAGTTGTTATAAAAACTCCTATAGGCAGAATTGTTGAAGGGGACTTGGAAAAGATAAATCCGGAATATGAGCATAATTTTGGAGAGCCCATTGCTGAACTTTTAGAAATAACTATGGATTCACTTTTTGAAGGTGATAGAAATGGATAAATCTTATGAAGCTGTAATGAACAGGCAAACAGAAATAATTAGAAAATCAATTGGGGTTGACTACGACAAATTTGAAATTGAAGGTATAGCATTTGATTATCAAAAGATGATGAAAGAAGCTGGTTATACAATAGCAGAAGTACAGAAAATACAAAGAGAAACGGCAGTTGGGAATACACCTTTAGTTGAGTTGAAAAATATAAATGCCTTGGTTAGAAAGCATTCTGATAGAGGCAAAGGTGCGAGAATATTCATAAAAGATGAACAAACAAATCCTTCAGGATCGTTTAAAGATAGAAGAGCATCTGTAAGTGTATATAGGGCTAAAGAATTGGGCTACAAAGGAGTTATTGCCGCAACAAGTGGTAACTATGGTGCAGCTGTTGCATCTCAAGCTGCTAAAAGAGGTTTAAAATCGATAATTGTTCAAGAATGTTTTGATTCAAGGGGTATTGGCCAACCAGAGATTTTAGAGAAAGAAAGGTCATGCGCCTCATATGGAAGCGAGATAGTTCAAACTACAGTTGGACCTGAATTGTTTTATTATACATTGTTGCTTTTGGAAGAGACTGGCTTTTTTAATGCCTCTCTTTATTCTCCTTATGCAATAGCCGGAATAGAGACTTTGGGTTGGGAAATTGCTAAACAAACCCAACAAATTACAGGTAGATTTCCTGATGTTGTTGTTAGCACTCATGCAGGTGGAGGTTTAACCACAGGTACAGCAAGAGGCCTCCAAAAAGCTGGGGCGACTAATACCATAATAGTTGGTGCAAGTGTGGATCTTAGAGGTCTTCATATGGCTTCTGATAATGATTTTAATAGAAAATCATTTACAACAGGACACACAGGGTTTGGTATTCCTTTTGCAGTGTTTCCAGATAGATCTGATGTTCCAAGAAATGCTGCTAGAGTTCTCAGATATATGGACAGATATGTCCTTGTTACACAAGGAGAAGTCTTCTATATGACAGAATTGCTTGCAAAGTTAGAAGGGCTTCAAAGGGGACCTGCTGGAAATACCTCATTAGCTGCTGCTTTTGCCTTAGCAAGAGAAATGAACGAAGATGAGATAATAGTTGTTAATGAAACTGAATATACAGGCGCAGGAAAATTACCTAGTGCTCAATTAACATTTGCAAAACAAAACAACATCGAAGTAAAAAAAGGAGATCCGATAAAAGAGGATAAACCCGGCGAAAGGATAGTAATTCCAGAGAGTCCTTTACAGATCGGTTATATAGAAATACCAATGATGCAATTAAAAGAATCATATATAAATCAACTTTTTAAAAGATTAAATAAAACAGAATTTACTAGAAAAGAAATAGAATTTATTGCAGAAGACATCAGAGAAAGTGTTGGAACGGTCCAAAAATTGATAGAAAAACTAAGGGCATAATTTTTTATGTGAGGTGTTGTTTATGAAAGAAAGACCAGATGATTTTATTGAGAGGTCAGAGAAACTGCAACACATGACAGATGAAGAGTTGAATAAATACTTTTGGGAACTTGCAGAAAGGGTGGTAGAACCTTTAGTAGAACTAGCTCAAACGCATACTTCTCCCTCAATAGAGAGATCTGTGCTGCTTAGAATGGGATTCAACTCGTTGCAAGCAAAGGCTCTTGTTGAAAGAATTTCTCAAGAAAGACTTTTGTCAAAAGGTGCGGGTAATGTTGTATATCAACTTGCGAATCTAAAAAATATTGATATCTTGCAAGCTGGAGAAGAACTAATAAAAGGAAATTATTGGGAAGAAGTAGAAAATTTATTCAAAGGTGGGAGTACAGATGAAACTTCAACCAAATGAAAAGATAAATATAGAAGAAATATTAAAAGATCTAGAAAATTATTCCCCAAAAAGAAAAGGGTGGACTTGGAGAAAAAAATTACCAGAAGGGATAAAAAAAAGTGATTTTGAATATTATCAAATAAGTGAAGATTTAAAAAATTCTATTCCCCTACCTTCTGCTCACTATTTTGAAAGCATTGATCCACAACCTGATACTGTAATAACGTCAGAAATAGCCTCAGGCAGATTTGAAGAGGATATACGAAGGATGAGAATGGCTGCATGGCATGGAGCAGATCATATAATGGTTATTAGAACATTAGGTCAAAGTCATGTTGATGGTCTTCTAGAAGGAACTCCAGAAGGAACTGGGGGTATACCAATAACTAGGAAGCAGCTTAGAGCTACTAGAAAGGCTTTAGATCTCATAGAAGAGGAGGTAGGTAGAGAAATAAATCTTCATAGTTATGTATCAGGGGTAGCGGGTCCCGAGATTGCTGTTCTTTTTGCTGAAGAGGGAGTAAATGGGGCACACCAAGATCCCCAATATAACATCTTGTATAGAGGGATAAATCCTGTAAGGTCTATTGTAGACGCTGCTGTTGCAAAGAAGATTATGGCTTGTGCTAATATGCTTCAAATAGATGGGGCACATAACGCCAATGCTTCTGCTAAAAAAGCCAGAAATGTGATGCCAGAATTACTTGTACAGCATGCAATAAATTCGTTATTTTCTTTAAAAGTTGGAATGAAGAAAGAAAATATTGCTTTGTCAACCGTGCCACCGGTTGTTTCGCCTTCACCAGAATTTAGAATAAATTTAGTGTATGCAGTAACCTTAAGGGAATTATTTAATGGATATAAATTTAGGGCCCAAATGAACACAAGGTATATTGAGTCAGATTTGTTTGATGCTACCAGGATTCATGTTTTAAATACAATGATATCAAGATTAACATCTGCTGATATACAATCAACAATTACCCCTGACGAAGGTCGAAACGTTCCATGGCATATTAATTCTATAAGAGGGGTTGAAACCGCAAAACATACCTTAATATCTGCAGATGGGATAAAAAAATATGTCAAACTTGATGAGGGAAAAATAAGGGAAGAAGTTAGAGAGTTGAAAAAGCGTGCTATATTAATGTTTGAAGAAATTATAGAAATGGGAGGTTATTTTGAGGCCCTTGAAAAAGGTATGTTTGTTGACAATGGTTTTTATCCAGAGAGATCTGGAGACGGAATTGTTAGATCAACAAATGGAGAAATTGCTGCAGGAACTGTTGTACCAAGAGATGAAGATTATATGGCACCAGTATGTGAACATTTTGGGTACAATAATTTACCAAAAAATATTGAAAAACCTTGTGATTTAATTGATGGATGTACTTTGCATAAAAGGGAAAAAATACAATATATAGATGAGTTAGACGAAGAAGATAATGTTAAAAAAAGGCTTTCTGAAATAAAAGAGTATAAGAGCCAAAATCTTATAAAACCGGAAGTTGAGTGGAGATATGATGGATGGATACAAATAGATATGACAATACCAGAACAAGAAGATTATGCACAAGCGGCCGCAATAGAAATATGTAAAAGAATGGGCCTAGAAGAGATACAAGTTATAGGTAAAAAAATTTTGCATCCTGCAGAAGGCACTTATTTAGAGTTGAAAGGGAAAGTTCCTTTTTTTATTAAAAAAGATGAATTGCAACTTCCAAAGAAAGAAGAATTACTTGATGACGATGAACTTTTCAACTTTTTTAGTAAACATAAAGTCAAAGTTGTGGCAGGTACCATCGGAAATGACGAACATAATATTGGAATAAGGGAAATTTTAGATATAAAACATGGTGGTATAGAAAAATATGGCATAAGTTATGTATACTTAGGTACCTCAGTTCCGCCAGAAAAGATTATAGATGCAGCAATAGAAGTAGGTGCACAAGCAATACTGGCTTCTATGATAATTACCCATAACGATGTTCATATTCAGAACATGATAAAATTACATCAAATAGCCGTTGAAAAAGGAGTAAGAGATAAAATATTAATAATAGTAGGAGGGACTCAAATAACTAATGATTTAGCTGTTAAAAACTATATGGATGCAGGGTTTGGAAGAGGTACTACCGGTAAACATGTTGCAACTTTTTTAGCTAAAAAGTTAAAAGATTAAACTGTTTAAAAAAACAATATAAATAAATATTTTTTAAATATAATTAGGGTCTTTCGGTCCCTAATTATATTTTTCGTATGTAAATACAGAATTTTAGCCATTATATCATTTATTTTTGATATAATAAAATAAATATAAAATTTTTATATTTATTTTAGCCTAATTAGCCATAGAAGTCACCCACTTCTATAAGGGAAGTAGTTCACAAATAGATCTAATATTATTAAAGTGTTGAGAAATGATTTTAATTAGTTAAGAAGAGTTCTCGACGGGCAACAATTAAGGTTCTGAACAATGTGACGATCTTATAGAGTATTTCCATAACCCAAGTGGGTAAGGTATATTTTTAAAAGGAGGAGGAAAATAATGGGTTTTCAAATAAACACTAAAGTTCTGAGAGATGCGGTGGAACTTGCTAATAATGCAGTTTCAAGAAAAACTACCAACCCTATTTTAAGTGGTGTAAAATTATATATTGAAGATAATGTTTTGCATATCTATACAACTGATTTGCAAACAGGTTTTCACAAGTGGCTAAAGGTTGAAGATGTAGATGGGCCCTTTTCGACCGTGGTTGAGCAGAAAGTTTTTTTAGAGATATTATCAAGTCTTTCTTCAGAGACGGTGCGAGTAGACTTAGACGGAGTGGTTAGATTGACCGGAGGAAATTCTAATTTTAAACTTCCAATAATGGATCCCGAAGAGTTTCCTGCTTTGACTTTTGATGTTTCCGGAAATGCTATATTCTTAGATAAAAATATTGTTTCTAAAATGATAGATAAAGTGTTATTCTGCGTTCTAAAAGATAGTTCTCCTTTATCAAGAAATCTTAACTCTGTTTATTGGGATTTTCGAAGAAGTGGGTTTTTAAACCTGGTAACTTCAGATTCTTTTAGATTAGCTTTATCAGAAATTGAAGTGGGGGAAGAAAATCTTCTATCTCCTTTTCTATTATCCTTAAGAAGTATGGAAGAGTTAAGATTGATATTATCTTCTTCTAAAACCGAAAAGATAGAAATCATTCAAAGTGGTTCGCAAGTGCTTTTTAATTTTGAAGATGATGATCTTCAATTAATTTTTAATACTGTAGAGGCAGAATTTCCAGATTATCTAGCTATTATCCCTCAAAGTTTTATAACTAAAATTAAGGCTAGGACATCTGATTTTTTATATATAATGAAGAGGATGTCTATAGTTTCTGGAAAAGAAGAATACACATTAATGAATATAAAAGATGGGTTAATAGTTTGTTATGCTAGTTCACCAGATATTGGTGAAGCTAAAGAAGAGATAAAGGTTGAACAAGAAGGAGAAAACATTGAAATAGCTTATTCTCCAAGGTTTTTTAGAGAGGCTTTAGAAAAAATAGAGACAGTTGAGTTTGAATTTAATATTTCAGGTGAGGAACTTCCTACTATTTTAAAACCTCTTGAAGATAATAGTTACATGTATATTATTATGCCGAAAAGGAAAGCTTAAATTAATGTTGAAGATAGGCTTTGGTTACGATGTTCATCCTTTTGAACAAAATAGAAAATTGATAGTAGGTGGCGTGGAAATTAAACATCCTAAAGGTATTGGATTATATGGGCATTCAGATGCCGACGTTTTGTTTCATGCTTTAATAGATGCGTTATTAGGAATGTGTGGGATGGGTTCAATTGGAGAATTATTTCCTGAGACTGATGAATATAAAAACATTAATAGTAGTGTTCTTTTAGATAAGACATGTTTATTTATAAGCAAGAAATATAGAATGACTATAAACAACATAGACTGTATAATTATTTCAAAGAGCGTGAGAATTGCACCATTGGTAGAAGATATGAAAAATAATATATCTCAAATAATTAAGATACCTACGAATATAATTAGTATAAAAGGAAAAAGTGGGAATGGGCTTGGAATTGGAGGAACTGATCAAGGAATAGAGGTGTATTGTGTAATTTTGGGTGATATAATTGAAATATAAAAAAATTCATGATTTTGAATTAACAAGAGAAGAAATGATTCTCATTCAAGAAAAACTATCACAAGAAGTTGAAATTATTTCTTACAAAGGCGTTCCCAAGATAGTTAGTGGAGTAGATCTATCTTTCCAAAGAGATAAGGCGATTGCTGTTATCGTAACGTTTGACTATGAAAGCCTTTCTTTGATAGATTTGACATGGGCAATCGATTTTGTAAAGGTTTCATATATGCCTGGATTTCTCGCTTTCAGAGAATTGCCAATATT is a window of Defluviitoga tunisiensis DNA encoding:
- the ortB gene encoding 2-amino-4-oxopentanoate thiolase subunit OrtB translates to MDKSYEAVMNRQTEIIRKSIGVDYDKFEIEGIAFDYQKMMKEAGYTIAEVQKIQRETAVGNTPLVELKNINALVRKHSDRGKGARIFIKDEQTNPSGSFKDRRASVSVYRAKELGYKGVIAATSGNYGAAVASQAAKRGLKSIIVQECFDSRGIGQPEILEKERSCASYGSEIVQTTVGPELFYYTLLLLEETGFFNASLYSPYAIAGIETLGWEIAKQTQQITGRFPDVVVSTHAGGGLTTGTARGLQKAGATNTIIVGASVDLRGLHMASDNDFNRKSFTTGHTGFGIPFAVFPDRSDVPRNAARVLRYMDRYVLVTQGEVFYMTELLAKLEGLQRGPAGNTSLAAAFALAREMNEDEIIVVNETEYTGAGKLPSAQLTFAKQNNIEVKKGDPIKEDKPGERIVIPESPLQIGYIEIPMMQLKESYINQLFKRLNKTEFTRKEIEFIAEDIRESVGTVQKLIEKLRA
- the ispF gene encoding 2-C-methyl-D-erythritol 2,4-cyclodiphosphate synthase: MLKIGFGYDVHPFEQNRKLIVGGVEIKHPKGIGLYGHSDADVLFHALIDALLGMCGMGSIGELFPETDEYKNINSSVLLDKTCLFISKKYRMTINNIDCIIISKSVRIAPLVEDMKNNISQIIKIPTNIISIKGKSGNGLGIGGTDQGIEVYCVILGDIIEI
- a CDS encoding ornithine aminomutase subunit alpha, whose amino-acid sequence is MKERPDDFIERSEKLQHMTDEELNKYFWELAERVVEPLVELAQTHTSPSIERSVLLRMGFNSLQAKALVERISQERLLSKGAGNVVYQLANLKNIDILQAGEELIKGNYWEEVENLFKGGSTDETSTK
- the ortA gene encoding 2-amino-4-oxopentanoate thiolase subunit OrtA, with amino-acid sequence MKAKKGDWVQIHFVALKPQERSEHLPEDTKKVPFEIRIKGFLQNDEASIGDLVVIKTPIGRIVEGDLEKINPEYEHNFGEPIAELLEITMDSLFEGDRNG
- the dnaN gene encoding DNA polymerase III subunit beta, giving the protein MGFQINTKVLRDAVELANNAVSRKTTNPILSGVKLYIEDNVLHIYTTDLQTGFHKWLKVEDVDGPFSTVVEQKVFLEILSSLSSETVRVDLDGVVRLTGGNSNFKLPIMDPEEFPALTFDVSGNAIFLDKNIVSKMIDKVLFCVLKDSSPLSRNLNSVYWDFRRSGFLNLVTSDSFRLALSEIEVGEENLLSPFLLSLRSMEELRLILSSSKTEKIEIIQSGSQVLFNFEDDDLQLIFNTVEAEFPDYLAIIPQSFITKIKARTSDFLYIMKRMSIVSGKEEYTLMNIKDGLIVCYASSPDIGEAKEEIKVEQEGENIEIAYSPRFFREALEKIETVEFEFNISGEELPTILKPLEDNSYMYIIMPKRKA
- the ord gene encoding 2,4-diaminopentanoate dehydrogenase, translated to MYRVAIWGFGAMGSGIARNVLSKYDLQLVGVYDIREEYINRDVGELLGLGKTGIKVFDNPEKMIVETNPDLVVIATSSFISNVKDQIITVLRNNVNVITIAEEMAYPFYTDIEAANEINNVAVRHNMSVLGTGINPGFVLDTLIITLTGACLNVRKIKASRINDLSPFGPTVMQTQGVGSTPEEFEKGIRNGSIVGHIGFEQSIDMIADALEWNITHIEETREPIISSVVRETKYVRVEPGMVAGCKHIAKAYSEDKLIIELEHPQQILPELEDIETGDYINIEGNPNISLSIKPEIPGGKGTIAIATNMIPSVIEAEPGLVTMSDLPIPRTLIGEFY
- the oraE gene encoding D-ornithine 4,5-aminomutase subunit OraE, which encodes MKLQPNEKINIEEILKDLENYSPKRKGWTWRKKLPEGIKKSDFEYYQISEDLKNSIPLPSAHYFESIDPQPDTVITSEIASGRFEEDIRRMRMAAWHGADHIMVIRTLGQSHVDGLLEGTPEGTGGIPITRKQLRATRKALDLIEEEVGREINLHSYVSGVAGPEIAVLFAEEGVNGAHQDPQYNILYRGINPVRSIVDAAVAKKIMACANMLQIDGAHNANASAKKARNVMPELLVQHAINSLFSLKVGMKKENIALSTVPPVVSPSPEFRINLVYAVTLRELFNGYKFRAQMNTRYIESDLFDATRIHVLNTMISRLTSADIQSTITPDEGRNVPWHINSIRGVETAKHTLISADGIKKYVKLDEGKIREEVRELKKRAILMFEEIIEMGGYFEALEKGMFVDNGFYPERSGDGIVRSTNGEIAAGTVVPRDEDYMAPVCEHFGYNNLPKNIEKPCDLIDGCTLHKREKIQYIDELDEEDNVKKRLSEIKEYKSQNLIKPEVEWRYDGWIQIDMTIPEQEDYAQAAAIEICKRMGLEEIQVIGKKILHPAEGTYLELKGKVPFFIKKDELQLPKKEELLDDDELFNFFSKHKVKVVAGTIGNDEHNIGIREILDIKHGGIEKYGISYVYLGTSVPPEKIIDAAIEVGAQAILASMIITHNDVHIQNMIKLHQIAVEKGVRDKILIIVGGTQITNDLAVKNYMDAGFGRGTTGKHVATFLAKKLKD